A window of Acinetobacter sp. TR3 contains these coding sequences:
- a CDS encoding DegT/DnrJ/EryC1/StrS family aminotransferase, translating into MLNTAFEPWPSFTEKEADAVKNILLSNKVNYWTGQECREFEKEFASFSGTKYAVALANGTVALDVALKALQIGAGDDVIVTSRTFLASASSIVTAGANPIFADVELDSQNISRQTIEAVLTPNTKAIICVHLAGWMCDMDPIMQLAVEKGLYVIEDCAQAHGAKYKGKPAGSIGHIAAWSFCQDKIMTTGGEGGMVTTNDESLWKKMWSYKDHGKSYDSVYNKQHPPGFRWLHDSFGTNWRMMEMQAVIGRIQLTYMADWTKNRIENADKILKAFADSIYFTVNRPTDDYLHAQYKCYVQVNINALPSGWSRDRIMQFINAEGVPCYSGSCSEVYLEHAFDNTNWRPKERLKNAQQLGETSLMFLVHPTLSEDNIKKTVDAIEKLKKVFRSVMSE; encoded by the coding sequence ATGTTAAACACAGCATTTGAACCATGGCCAAGCTTTACAGAGAAAGAAGCAGATGCAGTTAAAAATATATTGCTTTCGAATAAAGTAAATTATTGGACAGGACAAGAATGCCGTGAATTTGAAAAGGAATTTGCATCGTTTTCTGGTACAAAATATGCCGTTGCTCTAGCAAACGGGACTGTTGCACTTGATGTTGCATTGAAAGCATTACAAATTGGTGCTGGTGATGATGTGATTGTAACTTCACGTACTTTCTTAGCTTCGGCAAGTTCGATTGTTACAGCTGGAGCGAATCCAATTTTTGCTGATGTTGAGTTAGATTCACAAAATATTTCAAGACAAACGATAGAAGCTGTATTAACACCAAATACGAAGGCAATCATTTGTGTTCATTTGGCTGGTTGGATGTGTGATATGGATCCAATTATGCAATTAGCAGTTGAAAAGGGTCTATATGTTATTGAAGATTGTGCTCAAGCGCATGGTGCTAAATATAAAGGTAAGCCTGCGGGTTCTATCGGTCACATTGCTGCGTGGTCATTTTGCCAAGATAAAATTATGACTACAGGTGGCGAAGGTGGGATGGTTACCACTAACGATGAGAGCCTGTGGAAAAAAATGTGGTCTTATAAAGATCATGGCAAAAGCTACGATAGTGTCTACAATAAACAACATCCACCAGGATTCCGTTGGTTACACGATTCTTTTGGAACAAACTGGCGTATGATGGAAATGCAAGCCGTTATTGGTCGCATTCAACTCACTTATATGGCAGATTGGACGAAAAATAGGATTGAAAATGCAGATAAAATATTAAAAGCATTTGCTGATTCTATTTATTTTACTGTAAACCGACCAACAGATGATTATCTACATGCACAATATAAATGTTATGTGCAAGTCAATATAAATGCGTTACCAAGTGGTTGGTCTCGTGACCGAATCATGCAATTTATCAATGCAGAAGGCGTACCATGTTATAGTGGTTCATGTTCTGAAGTGTATTTAGAGCATGCTTTTGATAATACGAATTGGCGACCGAAAGAACGTTTGAAAAATGCTCAGCAGCTTGGTGAAACTAGTCTTATGTTTTTAGTACATCCAACACTGAGCGAAGATAATATTAAGAAAACAGTTGATGCGATTGAAAAACTAAAGAAAGTTTTTAGATCAGTGATGAGCGAATAG
- a CDS encoding NeuD/PglB/VioB family sugar acetyltransferase translates to MKELIGVYGASGFGKEVMPLVREKFPTLNKHQFVFIDDGQAGSFLNGYNVLNYSDFIANASTYKAVTIAIANSKVREKLANRLTQDGIQHLAIQAINTVILDEVEVGEGSLLCPFTCLTSNIKIGKFFHANIYSYVAHDCVIGDYVTFAPGVKCNGNIHIEDHAYIGTGAVIKQGTPDKPLVIGKGAVVGMGAVVTKSIPAGVTVVGNPARILEKK, encoded by the coding sequence ATGAAAGAACTTATTGGTGTCTATGGTGCAAGCGGTTTTGGTAAAGAGGTTATGCCATTAGTTCGTGAAAAATTTCCAACATTAAATAAACATCAGTTTGTATTTATTGATGATGGACAAGCAGGCAGCTTTTTGAATGGTTATAATGTATTAAACTATTCAGACTTTATTGCAAATGCATCAACATATAAAGCTGTTACTATTGCGATTGCAAATAGCAAGGTGCGAGAAAAACTAGCCAATAGATTGACGCAGGATGGTATTCAACATTTAGCTATACAAGCAATCAATACAGTTATTTTAGATGAAGTTGAGGTAGGAGAAGGTAGTTTACTTTGCCCATTTACCTGTCTGACTTCAAATATTAAAATTGGAAAATTTTTCCATGCTAATATTTATAGCTATGTTGCTCATGACTGTGTGATTGGCGATTATGTGACTTTTGCACCAGGTGTAAAATGCAACGGAAATATTCATATTGAAGATCATGCCTATATTGGCACTGGTGCAGTCATTAAGCAAGGTACACCAGATAAACCTCTAGTGATTGGAAAAGGTGCGGTGGTCGGTATGGGCGCAGTCGTTACAAAGAGTATTCCAGCTGGTGTCACAGTGGTTGGAAATCCTGCACGAATTTTAGAGAAAAAATAG
- a CDS encoding sugar transferase yields MLKRLLDIVIASIALVILSPLYIFVAYKVKKNLGSPVLFRQVRPGLNGIPFEMIKFRTMKDAVDIQGNPLPDHERLTPFGKMLRSTSLDEMPELWNVIKGDMSIVGPRPLLMEYLPLYNNEQAKRHNVRPGMTGHAQVNGRNAIGWDEKFKLDTWYVENQSVWLDFKIMFKTVKKVIAKDDINEAGEATMSKFTGTNKKEVDR; encoded by the coding sequence ATGCTTAAACGTTTACTTGATATTGTGATTGCATCAATTGCATTGGTAATTCTATCGCCTTTATACATTTTTGTAGCTTATAAAGTGAAAAAAAATCTAGGCTCCCCAGTTCTTTTCCGTCAGGTACGTCCAGGATTAAATGGGATACCTTTTGAAATGATTAAATTTAGGACGATGAAAGATGCAGTTGATATACAAGGGAATCCATTACCTGATCACGAACGTTTAACCCCTTTTGGAAAAATGTTACGTTCAACAAGTCTGGATGAAATGCCTGAGTTATGGAATGTCATCAAAGGTGATATGAGTATTGTAGGGCCTCGTCCATTACTCATGGAATATTTACCACTTTATAATAATGAACAAGCGAAACGACATAACGTTCGTCCTGGTATGACTGGTCATGCCCAAGTGAATGGGCGTAATGCAATTGGCTGGGATGAGAAATTCAAACTTGATACATGGTATGTTGAAAATCAATCAGTTTGGTTAGATTTCAAAATTATGTTTAAAACCGTCAAAAAAGTCATTGCTAAGGATGATATTAATGAAGCTGGCGAAGCAACGATGAGTAAATTTACAGGTACTAACAAGAAGGAAGTTGATAGATGA